A single region of the Solwaraspora sp. WMMD406 genome encodes:
- the recO gene encoding DNA repair protein RecO — protein sequence MPGYRRQLYRDDAVVLRVQKLGESDRIITLLTRRHGRLRAVARGVRRTTSRFGARLEPFGHVDLQLAGNPDGPGSSLHTVSQVEGLQLYGKRFLGDYPRYTAASAIAETAERLTPVEREPSLRLFQLTLGAVRALADGTHAPTLVLDAYLLRGMALAGWAPALVECAVCGTRGRHRAFSVPAGGCVCPDCRPPGAAHPAPATIDLMAALTTGDWRVADTSEPASRRECSGLVAAHLQWHLERALRSLPLVDRSAGD from the coding sequence GTGCCCGGATACCGCCGCCAGCTCTACCGCGACGACGCGGTGGTGCTGCGCGTACAGAAGCTGGGCGAATCCGACCGGATCATCACCCTGCTCACCCGCCGGCACGGCCGACTGCGCGCGGTCGCCCGAGGGGTACGGCGGACCACGTCCCGCTTCGGCGCCCGGCTGGAGCCGTTCGGCCACGTCGATCTGCAGCTCGCCGGCAACCCGGACGGTCCGGGTAGCTCGCTGCACACCGTCAGCCAGGTCGAAGGGCTGCAGCTGTACGGCAAGCGGTTCCTGGGCGACTACCCCCGCTACACCGCCGCCAGCGCGATCGCCGAGACCGCCGAACGGCTCACCCCGGTGGAACGGGAGCCGTCGCTGCGGCTGTTCCAGCTCACCCTCGGCGCGGTGCGGGCGCTCGCCGACGGCACCCACGCCCCGACGCTGGTCCTCGACGCCTACCTGCTGCGCGGCATGGCCCTGGCCGGGTGGGCGCCCGCGCTGGTCGAGTGCGCCGTCTGCGGAACCCGGGGGCGGCACCGGGCGTTCTCCGTACCGGCGGGGGGGTGTGTCTGCCCGGACTGCCGACCACCCGGCGCGGCCCATCCGGCACCCGCCACCATCGACCTGATGGCGGCGCTGACCACCGGCGACTGGCGGGTGGCCGACACGTCCGAGCCAGCGAGCCGCCGGGAGTGCAGCGGGCTGGTGGCGGCGCACCTGCAGTGGCATCTGGAACGCGCGCTACGCTCGCTGCCGCTGGTCGACCGTTCGGCAGGAGACTGA
- a CDS encoding RNA-guided endonuclease TnpB family protein codes for MSRTVKRAFKYRFYPTPGQAAELARTFGCVRLVYNKALAARTQAWTQRQERITYNATSAMLTGWKKTDELAFLNDVSCVPLQQALRHLQTAFTNFWAKCARYPSFKSRKRSRRSAEYTASAFRWRDGRLTLAKMAAPLDIVWSRPLPEGVSPSTVTVSQDPAGRWFLSLLCDGRIAPAPASTAVVGVDAGLDSLFTLSTGEKIANPRHERRDHQRLTRAQRNLARKAKGSANRAKARLAVARIHARIADRRRDHPHKLTTRLVRDTQTIVIEDLTVRNMMANHSLARAISDAGWRQFRTMLEYKADWYGRDLVVVDRWFPSTRRCSACGALAERMPLAVRSWTCRCGQAHDRDVNAARNLLAEGLSVIACGGGVRPHRESSSRTGRSSVKQEPPGATQGIPVL; via the coding sequence GTGTCCAGGACCGTGAAGCGTGCGTTCAAGTACCGCTTCTACCCGACCCCCGGGCAGGCGGCCGAGCTCGCCCGGACGTTCGGCTGTGTCCGGCTGGTCTACAACAAGGCCCTGGCCGCCCGCACCCAGGCGTGGACGCAACGCCAGGAACGGATCACCTACAACGCGACGTCGGCGATGCTGACCGGGTGGAAGAAGACCGACGAGTTGGCGTTCCTCAACGACGTCTCCTGCGTCCCTCTGCAGCAGGCGCTGCGGCATCTGCAGACCGCGTTCACCAACTTCTGGGCGAAATGCGCCCGGTACCCTTCGTTCAAGTCGAGGAAAAGGTCGCGGCGGTCGGCGGAGTACACCGCCAGCGCGTTCCGGTGGCGTGACGGCCGCCTCACCCTGGCGAAAATGGCCGCACCGTTGGACATCGTCTGGTCCCGGCCCCTGCCGGAGGGCGTGTCGCCGTCGACGGTGACCGTGTCGCAGGACCCGGCGGGCCGCTGGTTCCTGTCCCTGCTCTGCGACGGCCGGATCGCGCCGGCCCCGGCCTCCACCGCTGTGGTGGGGGTCGACGCCGGCCTCGACAGCCTGTTCACCCTGTCCACCGGGGAGAAGATCGCCAACCCGAGGCACGAACGCCGCGACCACCAGCGGCTGACCCGCGCCCAACGCAACCTCGCCCGCAAGGCCAAGGGCTCGGCGAACCGGGCCAAAGCCCGGCTGGCGGTGGCCCGGATTCATGCCCGGATCGCCGACCGCCGCCGCGACCACCCGCACAAGCTGACCACTCGGCTCGTTCGTGACACCCAAACGATCGTGATCGAGGACCTGACCGTCCGCAACATGATGGCCAACCACAGTCTGGCCCGCGCCATCTCGGACGCGGGCTGGCGGCAGTTCCGGACGATGCTGGAGTACAAGGCGGACTGGTACGGCCGGGACCTGGTGGTCGTGGACCGCTGGTTCCCGTCGACCCGACGGTGCTCGGCCTGCGGTGCTTTGGCCGAGCGGATGCCGTTGGCGGTCCGGTCGTGGACCTGCCGGTGCGGGCAGGCCCATGACCGGGACGTGAACGCGGCCCGCAACCTTCTCGCGGAGGGGCTCTCCGTGATTGCCTGTGGAGGCGGTGTAAGACCTCACCGGGAGTCCTCCTCTCGGACGGGGCGGTCGTCGGTGAAGCAGGAACCCCCTGGGGCGACCCAGGGAATCCCCGTCCTTTAG
- a CDS encoding isoprenyl transferase, with protein sequence MTKGRGSRPPVAPTPHPSGARPPELPKQALPDHVAIVMDGNGRWAKERGLPRTKGHEHGEFSLFDTVEGAIELGIPYLSAYAFSTENWRRSPDEVRFLMGFNRDVIRRRRDQLVDLGVRVVWSGRAGRLWKSVISELQTAEEMSRHNSTLTLQFCVNYGGQAEIADAAAAIARDVAAGKVDPARVNEKMLARYLYHPEVPEVDLFLRPSGEQRTSNFMLWQSAYAELVFLDTLWPDFDRRHLWYACELYAQRDRRFGGALPNPVAPTTA encoded by the coding sequence ATGACCAAGGGCCGAGGCTCGCGTCCGCCGGTGGCACCGACTCCGCACCCGTCCGGTGCCCGGCCGCCGGAGTTGCCGAAGCAGGCGCTGCCCGACCACGTGGCGATCGTGATGGACGGCAACGGCCGGTGGGCGAAGGAGCGGGGTCTGCCTCGGACCAAAGGTCACGAACATGGGGAGTTCTCGCTGTTCGACACCGTCGAAGGCGCGATCGAGCTGGGCATCCCGTACCTGTCGGCGTACGCCTTCTCGACGGAGAACTGGCGGCGCTCGCCGGACGAGGTCCGGTTCCTGATGGGCTTCAACCGCGACGTGATCCGCCGCCGCCGCGACCAGCTGGTCGACCTCGGCGTACGGGTGGTGTGGTCCGGCCGGGCCGGCAGACTGTGGAAGAGCGTGATCTCCGAGCTGCAGACCGCCGAGGAGATGTCCCGGCACAACAGCACGCTCACCCTGCAGTTCTGCGTCAACTACGGCGGCCAGGCGGAGATCGCCGACGCGGCGGCGGCGATCGCCCGCGACGTCGCGGCCGGCAAGGTCGACCCGGCCCGGGTCAACGAGAAGATGCTGGCCCGCTACCTCTACCACCCGGAGGTGCCGGAGGTGGACTTGTTCCTGCGGCCGTCGGGGGAGCAGCGGACGTCGAACTTCATGCTCTGGCAGTCGGCCTACGCCGAGCTGGTCTTCCTGGACACGCTCTGGCCCGATTTCGACCGCCGGCACCTGTGGTACGCCTGCGAGCTGTACGCGCAGCGGGACCGCCGGTTCGGTGGGGCGCTGCCCAACCCGGTCGCGCCGACGACAGCCTGA
- a CDS encoding nucleoside/nucleotide kinase family protein: MLDSLIARARRLAQTVGRTDGRTDGRTDGRTLLGIAGCPAAGKSTLAATLVDELRRLGEPATLVPMDGFHLSDAALDRLGRRDRKGAIDTFDGEGYLALLRRIRVDRQRTIWAPGFERDLEQPIAGTIPVEPAARLVVTEGNYLLASDDPWPLVRAELAEVWYCQLDDAVRRERLVRRHVEFGKTEDEARRWVSAVDDPNARLIEAGRDRADLIVDMGNWGAPGERTG; this comes from the coding sequence ATGCTCGACAGCCTGATCGCGCGGGCCCGTCGGCTCGCCCAGACCGTCGGCCGGACTGACGGCCGGACTGACGGCCGGACTGACGGCCGGACGCTTCTTGGTATCGCCGGCTGCCCGGCGGCGGGCAAGTCCACCCTGGCCGCGACGCTTGTCGACGAGCTGCGTCGGCTCGGCGAGCCGGCGACGCTGGTGCCGATGGACGGGTTCCACCTGTCCGACGCCGCGCTGGACCGGCTCGGCCGGCGGGACCGCAAGGGCGCCATCGACACCTTCGACGGCGAAGGTTACCTGGCCCTGCTCCGCCGGATCCGCGTCGACCGGCAGCGGACCATCTGGGCACCGGGATTCGAACGCGATCTGGAGCAGCCGATCGCCGGCACCATCCCGGTCGAGCCGGCGGCCCGGCTGGTCGTCACCGAAGGCAACTATCTGCTCGCTTCGGACGATCCGTGGCCGTTGGTCCGCGCCGAGCTGGCCGAGGTGTGGTACTGCCAGCTCGACGACGCCGTACGCCGTGAGCGGCTGGTGCGCCGGCACGTCGAGTTCGGCAAGACCGAGGACGAGGCGCGACGGTGGGTGTCGGCGGTGGACGATCCCAACGCCCGGCTGATCGAAGCCGGTCGGGACCGGGCCGACCTGATCGTGGACATGGGTAATTGGGGTGCGCCAGGGGAACGCACCGGTTAG
- a CDS encoding iron ABC transporter permease, translating into MAATLLATGADPLGVAAQRRRTATWLVALTLGLLATTVAAVGSGAIGIAPTTVAKIIGHQLVGLPAEVTWSLPEQSIVWQVRLPRVLLGVLVGAGLAVCGVALQAMVRNVLADPYLLGINSGASSGAAAAILFGAGAGFGQYALSTSAFLGALAASLLVFLIARSGGRITSIRLLLSGVAVGYALYATTSFLIFASGSAEGARSVMFWLLGSLGLARWDALLAVAAVVLVGMTGYLTIVGRRLDVLAIGDETAQTLGVSPDRFRLRLLVLVSLSVGVLVSAAGSIGFVGLVVPHLARRIVGAPHVRVVPVAALLGAILLVWADVLARVLLAPQEIPIGIITALLGAPFLLVLIRRLHATTA; encoded by the coding sequence GTGGCAGCCACCCTGCTGGCGACGGGAGCGGATCCGCTCGGCGTCGCCGCGCAGCGCCGCCGGACCGCCACCTGGCTGGTCGCGCTGACCCTGGGGCTGCTGGCGACCACGGTGGCAGCGGTCGGCTCCGGCGCCATCGGGATCGCCCCCACCACCGTCGCCAAAATCATCGGACATCAGCTCGTCGGGCTCCCCGCCGAAGTGACCTGGAGCCTCCCGGAACAGTCCATCGTCTGGCAGGTACGGCTGCCCCGGGTGCTGCTCGGCGTACTCGTCGGTGCCGGGCTGGCCGTGTGCGGCGTGGCGTTGCAGGCCATGGTCCGCAACGTGCTCGCCGACCCGTACCTGCTGGGCATCAACTCCGGAGCCTCCAGCGGCGCGGCGGCGGCCATCCTGTTCGGAGCCGGCGCCGGCTTCGGCCAGTACGCCCTGTCCACCAGCGCCTTCCTCGGCGCGCTCGCCGCGTCGTTGCTGGTCTTCCTGATCGCCCGCAGCGGCGGCCGGATCACCTCGATCCGGCTACTGCTGTCCGGCGTCGCCGTCGGCTACGCCCTGTACGCCACCACCAGCTTCCTGATCTTCGCCTCCGGGTCGGCTGAAGGCGCCCGGTCGGTGATGTTCTGGCTGCTCGGGTCGCTGGGGCTGGCCCGCTGGGACGCGCTGCTGGCGGTGGCCGCCGTCGTGCTGGTCGGGATGACCGGCTACCTGACGATCGTCGGTCGGCGACTGGACGTGCTCGCCATCGGCGACGAGACCGCGCAGACCCTCGGCGTTTCGCCCGACCGGTTCCGGCTGCGCCTGCTGGTGCTCGTCTCGCTCAGCGTCGGCGTGCTGGTCTCCGCCGCCGGCAGCATCGGCTTCGTCGGCCTCGTCGTGCCCCACCTGGCCCGGCGGATCGTCGGCGCCCCGCACGTACGGGTGGTGCCGGTCGCCGCGCTGCTCGGCGCGATCCTGCTGGTCTGGGCCGACGTGCTCGCCCGGGTCCTGCTGGCCCCGCAGGAGATCCCGATCGGCATCATCACCGCCCTGCTCGGCGCGCCGTTCCTGCTCGTACTCATCCGACGCCTGCACGCCACCACCGCCTGA
- a CDS encoding ABC transporter substrate-binding protein has product MTTTRTAALAVAAATALLVAGCGGASAGGDSATTAADEGYPVTVTNCGVDVTFDAAPERVVLLKSAAVPYLHALGVLDRVTARAGQYPAEYYDEATLAELDRIPLLTDKTDTSGHLQISKEVVISQQPDLVLGEVDNLSRDTLSAVDIPLLEEPAMCPGTTAVPSFDDIYAQMRTYGEVFGRPDEAEAAVAALEERMAQVEQQAGVASGRTAAVLYPTVGGGVTYAYGTASMAHPQLEAAGFRNVFDDVPERVFEVTVEELLGRDPDVLILLYSDGDPAAVEQGLTGLPGAENLTAVRNGDVMTQLFNFTEPPTPLSIDGLERIAQRFGATS; this is encoded by the coding sequence ATGACGACCACCCGTACCGCCGCCCTCGCGGTGGCGGCCGCGACCGCCCTGCTCGTCGCCGGCTGCGGCGGTGCCAGCGCCGGCGGCGACAGCGCGACGACGGCCGCCGACGAGGGCTACCCGGTCACCGTCACCAACTGCGGCGTCGACGTCACCTTCGACGCCGCGCCGGAGCGGGTCGTGCTGCTCAAGAGCGCGGCCGTGCCGTACCTGCACGCGCTCGGCGTGCTGGACCGGGTGACCGCCCGCGCCGGGCAGTACCCGGCGGAGTATTACGACGAGGCGACCCTCGCCGAGCTGGACCGGATCCCGCTGCTGACCGACAAGACCGACACCAGCGGCCACCTGCAGATCTCCAAGGAAGTGGTGATCAGCCAACAGCCCGACCTGGTGCTCGGCGAGGTGGACAACCTGTCCCGGGACACCCTGTCTGCGGTGGACATCCCGCTGCTGGAGGAGCCGGCGATGTGCCCCGGCACCACTGCGGTGCCGAGCTTCGACGACATCTACGCGCAGATGCGGACGTACGGCGAGGTGTTCGGCCGGCCGGACGAGGCCGAGGCGGCGGTCGCCGCGCTGGAAGAGCGGATGGCCCAGGTCGAGCAGCAGGCCGGCGTGGCGTCCGGGCGGACGGCGGCGGTGCTGTACCCGACCGTCGGCGGCGGCGTCACCTACGCGTACGGCACCGCCAGCATGGCGCACCCGCAGCTGGAGGCGGCCGGGTTCCGCAATGTCTTCGACGACGTACCGGAACGGGTCTTCGAAGTCACCGTGGAGGAACTCCTCGGCCGCGACCCCGACGTGCTGATCCTGCTCTACAGCGACGGCGACCCGGCGGCGGTGGAACAGGGCCTGACCGGTCTGCCCGGGGCGGAGAACCTGACCGCCGTACGCAACGGCGACGTGATGACCCAGCTGTTCAACTTCACCGAGCCGCCGACCCCACTGTCCATCGACGGGCTGGAGCGCATCGCGCAGCGCTTCGGGGCCACGTCGTGA
- a CDS encoding ABC transporter ATP-binding protein, which produces MIAATGVSWRYGANPVIDGVSVTARPGRVLGLIGPNGSGKTTLLRLLYGALRGRTGQVVVDGDDLTGLPARETARRLAVVVQEAGGDNALTVAELVLLGRGPHLSTFQRTGRADHDIAARCLARVGAAHLGARSFASLSGGERQRVLIARALAQQATHLLLDEPTNHLDIRYQHEILRLVRDLGTCSIVVLHDLNLAARYCDDLVLLGQGGVVAAGSVDDVLRPPVLEPVYGIGIRRVELDGTIHLLFHPIDQPAEERIAA; this is translated from the coding sequence GTGATCGCCGCGACCGGGGTCTCCTGGCGCTACGGCGCCAACCCGGTCATCGACGGGGTCAGCGTGACCGCCCGGCCCGGTCGGGTCCTCGGGCTGATCGGCCCGAACGGCAGCGGCAAGACGACCTTGCTCCGGCTGCTCTACGGTGCGCTACGCGGCCGGACCGGTCAGGTCGTCGTGGACGGCGACGACCTGACCGGCCTGCCGGCGCGGGAGACCGCGCGACGGCTGGCCGTGGTGGTGCAGGAGGCCGGCGGCGACAACGCGTTGACTGTGGCGGAACTGGTGCTGCTCGGGCGCGGACCGCACCTGTCGACGTTCCAGCGCACCGGCCGGGCCGACCACGACATCGCAGCCCGCTGCCTGGCCCGAGTCGGTGCCGCTCACCTGGGCGCGCGCAGCTTCGCCAGCCTGTCCGGCGGCGAACGTCAGCGGGTCCTGATCGCCCGCGCGCTGGCCCAGCAGGCCACCCACCTGCTGCTCGACGAGCCCACCAACCACCTGGACATCCGCTACCAGCACGAGATCCTCCGGCTGGTCCGCGATCTCGGCACCTGCTCGATCGTCGTGCTGCACGACCTCAACCTCGCCGCCCGCTACTGCGACGACCTGGTGCTGCTCGGCCAGGGCGGGGTGGTCGCCGCCGGCAGCGTCGACGACGTGCTGCGACCGCCGGTCCTCGAACCCGTCTACGGCATCGGCATCCGGCGGGTGGAGCTCGACGGCACCATCCACCTGTTGTTCCACCCGATCGATCAACCCGCCGAGGAAAGGATCGCAGCATGA
- a CDS encoding class I SAM-dependent methyltransferase, protein MTDVQERINDYWTGRAPGYDAYVQRPERFAADQQAWSQVWAAALPPAPLDVLDVGTGTGQAAMVLAGLGHRVIGIDLSEGMLERARHHAAAMPDGPVIQYGDAVSPDFPAASFDAVTSRYLMWTLREPQVAVANWVRLLRPGGIVAVVDSTWFPDGLDNASENFADHYDDAVRSALPLATAKSIEQTVVVLQGAGLRDVTAVPLTSIYELDQRFGVAPDHELKLQYIVTGRR, encoded by the coding sequence ATGACGGACGTGCAGGAGCGCATCAACGACTACTGGACCGGGCGGGCACCCGGCTACGACGCTTATGTGCAGCGTCCGGAGCGGTTCGCCGCCGACCAGCAGGCCTGGTCACAGGTCTGGGCGGCGGCACTGCCGCCGGCACCGCTGGACGTGCTCGACGTCGGCACCGGCACCGGGCAGGCGGCGATGGTGCTGGCCGGCCTCGGCCATCGGGTCATCGGCATCGACCTGTCCGAGGGGATGCTGGAGCGGGCCCGGCACCACGCCGCCGCCATGCCCGACGGCCCGGTCATCCAGTACGGCGACGCCGTGTCCCCGGACTTCCCGGCGGCCAGCTTCGACGCGGTGACCAGCCGCTACCTGATGTGGACGCTGCGGGAGCCGCAGGTCGCCGTGGCCAACTGGGTACGCCTGCTGCGCCCTGGCGGCATCGTCGCCGTGGTCGACAGCACCTGGTTTCCCGACGGGCTGGACAACGCCTCGGAGAACTTCGCCGACCACTACGACGACGCGGTGCGGTCGGCGCTGCCGCTGGCCACCGCGAAGTCCATCGAACAGACCGTGGTGGTGCTGCAGGGGGCCGGACTGCGCGATGTCACGGCCGTACCGCTCACCTCGATCTACGAACTCGATCAACGGTTCGGCGTGGCACCCGACCACGAGCTCAAACTGCAGTACATCGTCACCGGCCGGCGCTGA
- a CDS encoding PHP domain-containing protein has protein sequence MGHHHHHHDHDHAVAGADVPAALDMSVPDAELSPTEASRRTFLRGAGLLGAGAAASVLAGGHAAHAAPADDHADTGTGGGQANDGEFVWLAGDHHIHTQYSSDAMYRVVDQAKHARAYGLDWIVITDHGNVTHSRIGVEKVNPDIVATRQEIKDLLIYQGLEWNIPSAEHGTVFVQPGPNEVAVLKQFETDYDGSVTGTSGPSPENEALAVAGIKFLGEEVRRRRIGGALFLANHPARRGVDSPHEIRAWRDADPTVAVGMEGAPGHQASSLPAPNGPGRGRGYYEGSPSAASFPGYPLESYRTWGGFDWMTATVGGLWDSLLAEGKPWWISANSDSHINYLGTSMRGPNSDFNANGKYNDPVYGPLITTAGDFWPGQYSRTHVGAQAFGYRAVMDAIRAGRVWVDHGGLIRGLDMRVRRLNDQRPGTGATLGGTLKVKSGTSVVVTLDIDLATTPNWAQFLPQLARVDLIVGDVTGPVADGDTFTAQNTRVAASFEVQPGRKRVSFSYPLGRVDRPMYVRVRGTDGNRGAPGLMGAAVDPYGPAMDVMGDADPWLDLWFYGNPIWVLPS, from the coding sequence ATGGGACATCACCACCACCATCACGACCATGACCACGCGGTGGCCGGGGCCGACGTACCGGCTGCGCTCGACATGTCGGTGCCGGACGCCGAACTGTCGCCGACCGAGGCGTCGCGGCGTACCTTCCTGCGCGGCGCCGGTCTGCTCGGTGCCGGCGCAGCCGCGTCGGTGCTAGCCGGCGGGCACGCCGCGCACGCGGCCCCGGCCGACGACCACGCCGACACCGGCACCGGCGGCGGCCAGGCCAACGACGGCGAGTTCGTCTGGCTGGCCGGCGACCACCACATCCACACCCAGTACAGCTCCGACGCCATGTACCGGGTGGTCGACCAGGCCAAGCACGCCCGCGCGTACGGCCTGGACTGGATCGTCATCACCGACCACGGCAACGTCACCCACTCCCGGATCGGGGTGGAAAAGGTCAACCCGGACATCGTCGCCACCCGCCAGGAGATCAAGGACCTGCTGATCTACCAGGGTCTGGAGTGGAACATCCCGTCGGCGGAGCACGGCACCGTCTTCGTCCAGCCGGGACCGAACGAGGTCGCCGTACTCAAGCAGTTCGAGACCGACTACGACGGCTCGGTGACCGGAACCAGCGGCCCGAGCCCGGAAAACGAGGCGCTCGCCGTCGCCGGCATCAAGTTCCTCGGCGAGGAGGTCCGCCGGCGCCGTATCGGCGGTGCGCTGTTCCTGGCCAACCACCCGGCCCGGCGCGGCGTCGACTCGCCGCACGAAATCCGCGCCTGGCGCGACGCCGACCCGACCGTGGCGGTCGGTATGGAAGGCGCACCCGGGCACCAGGCGTCCAGCCTGCCCGCGCCGAACGGCCCCGGCCGAGGTCGCGGCTACTACGAGGGCAGCCCCTCGGCGGCATCGTTCCCCGGCTACCCGCTGGAGAGCTACCGCACCTGGGGTGGCTTCGACTGGATGACCGCCACCGTGGGCGGGCTGTGGGACAGCCTGCTCGCCGAGGGCAAGCCGTGGTGGATCAGCGCCAACTCCGACTCGCACATCAACTACCTGGGTACGTCGATGCGCGGGCCGAACAGCGACTTCAACGCCAACGGCAAGTACAACGACCCGGTGTACGGGCCGCTGATCACCACCGCCGGTGACTTCTGGCCGGGCCAGTACAGCCGGACCCACGTCGGCGCGCAGGCGTTCGGCTACCGCGCGGTGATGGACGCGATCCGGGCCGGCCGGGTCTGGGTGGACCACGGCGGTCTGATCCGGGGCCTGGACATGCGGGTCCGCCGGCTCAACGACCAGCGGCCGGGTACCGGGGCCACGCTGGGCGGGACGTTGAAGGTCAAGAGTGGTACGTCGGTCGTGGTGACCCTCGACATCGACCTGGCCACCACCCCCAACTGGGCGCAGTTCCTGCCGCAGCTGGCCCGGGTGGACCTGATCGTGGGCGACGTGACCGGCCCGGTCGCCGACGGAGACACCTTCACCGCCCAGAACACCCGGGTCGCCGCGTCGTTCGAGGTGCAGCCGGGTCGCAAGCGGGTGTCGTTCAGCTACCCGCTGGGTCGGGTGGACCGGCCGATGTACGTGCGGGTCCGGGGTACCGACGGCAACCGCGGCGCGCCCGGCCTGATGGGTGCGGCGGTCGACCCGTACGGCCCGGCGATGGATGTGATGGGCGACGCCGACCCGTGGCTGGACCTGTGGTTCTACGGCAACCCGATCTGGGTTCTGCCGTCCTGA
- a CDS encoding energy-coupling factor transporter transmembrane component T — translation MAGEPVGAQTDDDAVAAAPLARRNPVAKLAAALIFSVLLLATLDPVAPAVAIAVELAVVPLFGLGYRTLLRRTAPLLLSAAGVLVTLVLFAAERTGTVLLAAGPLVVTSGVLVTALGLALRLLAVALPGVLVFATTDPTDLADALIQNVKAPPRFAIGALAAFRLVPMLAAEWQLLAMARRARGVDAGRNPVRRLRLFAATGFGLLVLAIRRGTRLATAMDARGFDSDARRSSARRQRFGVADAALVAGATAAAALSLAVSVAAGVFRPVLG, via the coding sequence CTGGCCGGCGAGCCGGTCGGCGCGCAGACCGACGACGACGCCGTCGCAGCCGCGCCGCTGGCCCGCCGCAACCCGGTGGCGAAGCTCGCCGCCGCGTTGATCTTCTCGGTGCTGCTGCTGGCCACCCTGGACCCGGTGGCACCGGCCGTCGCGATCGCGGTCGAACTCGCCGTCGTGCCGCTGTTCGGACTGGGCTACCGCACGCTGCTGCGCCGGACGGCGCCGCTGCTGCTCAGCGCCGCCGGGGTGCTGGTCACCCTGGTGCTGTTCGCCGCCGAACGCACCGGGACGGTGCTGCTGGCCGCCGGCCCGCTGGTGGTGACCAGCGGTGTCCTGGTCACCGCGCTGGGGCTGGCGTTGCGGCTGTTGGCGGTGGCGCTGCCTGGGGTGCTGGTCTTCGCCACCACCGACCCGACCGACCTGGCCGACGCGTTGATCCAGAACGTCAAGGCCCCGCCTCGGTTCGCGATCGGAGCACTCGCCGCGTTCCGGCTGGTGCCGATGCTGGCCGCCGAGTGGCAGCTGCTGGCGATGGCCCGCCGGGCCCGAGGGGTGGACGCGGGTCGCAATCCGGTACGACGACTCCGGTTGTTCGCGGCGACCGGCTTCGGACTGCTGGTGCTGGCGATCCGGCGGGGCACTCGGCTGGCCACTGCGATGGACGCGCGCGGGTTCGACTCCGACGCCCGACGCAGCAGCGCCCGGCGGCAGCGGTTCGGGGTGGCCGACGCCGCGTTGGTCGCCGGTGCCACGGCGGCCGCTGCGCTGTCGCTGGCGGTGAGCGTCGCGGCCGGCGTCTTCCGCCCGGTGCTCGGCTGA